From one Sorangium aterium genomic stretch:
- a CDS encoding glycine-rich domain-containing protein, with the protein MQSTQTTQPMQPTQSTQTDVVTPSAHRRPDLLAYRAPFVISKLLMNKTVTTEREAEALFRELVRYLWLVDSDRSRAYPMFSLRVDEAWHQFALFTIEYADFCRRFFGRFLHHAPSNAPVTHACREATWDEFADAYSALYGEPPPELWSDASSVCGPRRVIRDREVSVRLSDGKAELVDGDAVLVRVDAWGEAALRFIARHGIFYVRELPGLDLDDRIALCRALVASRTLRVAP; encoded by the coding sequence ATGCAATCCACGCAAACCACGCAGCCCATGCAGCCCACGCAATCCACGCAGACAGACGTCGTGACGCCGAGCGCGCACAGGCGGCCTGATCTCCTTGCCTACCGGGCGCCGTTCGTCATCAGCAAGCTGCTCATGAACAAGACCGTGACCACCGAGCGCGAGGCAGAGGCGCTGTTCCGGGAGCTCGTGCGCTATCTCTGGCTCGTCGACTCCGACCGCTCCCGGGCTTACCCGATGTTCTCGCTGCGCGTCGACGAGGCCTGGCACCAGTTTGCTCTCTTTACAATCGAATATGCCGACTTCTGCCGGCGCTTCTTCGGGCGCTTCCTGCACCACGCGCCGAGCAATGCGCCCGTCACGCACGCCTGCCGCGAGGCGACGTGGGACGAGTTCGCGGACGCGTACAGCGCCCTGTACGGCGAGCCGCCGCCCGAGCTGTGGAGCGACGCTTCGTCCGTCTGTGGCCCGCGCCGCGTGATCCGCGATCGCGAGGTGTCGGTCCGGCTGAGCGACGGCAAGGCGGAGCTCGTCGACGGCGACGCGGTGCTCGTGCGCGTCGACGCATGGGGCGAGGCCGCGCTGCGCTTCATCGCCCGGCACGGCATCTTCTATGTGCGCGAGCTGCCCGGGCTCGACCTGGACGACCGGATCGCGCTCTGCCGGGCGCTCGTGGCGTCGCGGACGCTGCGCGTCGCTCCGTAG
- a CDS encoding class I SAM-dependent methyltransferase, with protein MTQPPSPLATPVAWNLVADDYASDIVPHFEKYAADALRLAGVGPGARVLDVAAGPGTLSLLAAGEARVTAVDFAPAMVERLRERAAAAGLAVDARVGDGMALPFEDGSFDAAFSMFGLIFFPDRDRGFRELLRVLRPGGRAVVASWVPMDRTPILGELFSAIGAELPGLPFGEGKAPLGDPGEFRAEMEAAGFRGVSVHEAEHSRESPSTEEFWRSVSRSNAPLVLLRDKLGDERWEALSKAILGRLQARFGDGPQQFSMTALLGVGSR; from the coding sequence ATGACCCAGCCCCCGAGCCCCCTCGCCACCCCCGTCGCGTGGAACCTGGTCGCCGACGATTACGCATCCGACATCGTCCCTCACTTCGAGAAATACGCCGCCGACGCGCTCCGGCTCGCCGGCGTCGGCCCGGGCGCCCGCGTGCTCGATGTGGCCGCCGGGCCGGGCACCCTGTCCCTCCTCGCCGCCGGCGAGGCGCGCGTGACCGCGGTCGATTTCGCCCCCGCGATGGTCGAGCGGCTGCGCGAGCGTGCCGCGGCCGCGGGGCTCGCGGTGGACGCCCGCGTCGGCGACGGCATGGCGCTGCCCTTCGAGGATGGCTCGTTCGACGCTGCTTTCTCGATGTTCGGGCTGATCTTCTTCCCCGACCGCGACCGCGGCTTCCGCGAGCTCCTCCGGGTGCTGCGCCCCGGCGGCCGCGCGGTCGTCGCGAGCTGGGTGCCGATGGACAGGACGCCCATCCTGGGCGAGCTCTTCTCGGCGATCGGCGCCGAGCTTCCCGGGCTGCCCTTCGGCGAGGGCAAAGCGCCGCTCGGAGACCCAGGCGAGTTCCGCGCCGAGATGGAGGCCGCCGGGTTCCGGGGCGTCTCGGTGCACGAGGCGGAGCACTCCCGCGAGTCGCCCTCGACCGAGGAGTTCTGGCGTTCCGTGAGCCGGAGCAACGCGCCGCTGGTGCTCCTGCGGGACAAGCTGGGCGACGAGCGCTGGGAAGCGCTCAGCAAGGCGATCCTCGGCAGGCTGCAGGCGCGGTTCGGCGACGGTCCTCAGCAGTTCTCGATGACCGCCCTCCTGGGCGTCGGCTCACGCTAG